One Neodiprion pinetum isolate iyNeoPine1 chromosome 1, iyNeoPine1.2, whole genome shotgun sequence genomic window carries:
- the Spf45 gene encoding splicing factor 45 yields the protein MSLYDDFDKHRTTEKVAGWSSGIKLLQSQLQLKKAATTQPKREQFRKAAAVLAPVIDLKSKVNRDGEKDEDSQTGNSLTLSGTNNVGVGGEFDWNVVNEYDPMWPNEYEKVVKELRDIRDREHDQENELRKRRRDTTRFEDPQTSPGSNTMVAPERDEERTPTSRGVGGGAAIAPPPSLQEAPDLAPPPPPARPQASNLGYGASSVAAKIMAKYGFKEGQGLGKKEQGMSVALQVEKTSKRGGRIVGEREQLMPPPPPMVPSPPLPVAPVPQPVVPQEEPSITEIMKSPSKVVLLRNMVGPGEVDEDLEPEVKDECNTKYGDVSRVMIHEVMDVPAEEAVRIFVEFKRIESAIKAVVDLNGRFFGGRQVRAGFYSCEKLDTLQLMD from the exons ATGTCATTGTACGATGATTTTGATAAGCACCGAACAACAGAAAAAGTCGCAGGGTGGTCATCGGGTATTAAACTATTACAGTCCCAGctgcaattaaaaaaagcGGCAACTACACAG cCAAAAAGAGAACAGTTCAGAAAAGCTGCGGCAGTTTTGGCACCTGTGATTGACTTGAAATCAAAGGTTAACCGCGATGGCGAGAAAGACGAAGATTCACAAACAGGAAATTCTCTTACCCTTAGTGGTACAAATAATGTCGGAGTCGGAGGCGAGTTTGATTGGAACGTAGTAAATGAATATGACCCAATGTGGCCAAACGAGTACGAAAAAGTCGTCAAGGAATTACGTGATATTCGGGACAGAGAACACGACCAGGAAAATGAATTACGCAAACGCAGACGCGACACTACCAGATTTGAAGATCCACAG ACTTCCCCTGGCAGCAACACAATGGTCGCACCAGAAAGAGACGAGGAAAGAACACCAACTTCGAGAGGAGTGGGCGGTGGCGCAGCTATAGCACCTCCCCCATCCCTTCAAGAGGCACCAGATCTAGcacctcctccacctccaGCACGACCTCAGGCATCGAATCTTGGCTACGGTGCTTCCTCCGTAGCTGCAAAGATCATGGCAAAATATGGCTTCAAAGAAGGCCAGGGTCTTGGTAAAAAGGAACAGGGAATGTCTGTTGCTTTACAAGTAGAAAAAACCAGCAAACGTGGTGGTAGGATAGTTGGCGAAAGAGAACAATTGATGCCTCCTCCACCACCCATGGTACCTTCGCCACCACTACCTGTCGCCCCTGTTCCACAACCTGTGGTTCCTCAGGAGGAGCCAAGCATTACAGAGATTATGAAATCACCAAGCAAG gtGGTGCTCTTACGAAATATGGTTGGACCAGGTGAGGTGGATGAAGATCTTGAGCCAGAAGTCAAGGACGAGTGTAACACAAAGTATGGGGATGTATCGCGTGTTATGATTCACGAGGTGATGGACGTCCCGGCTGAAGAGGCAGTGCGTATATTTGTAGAGTTTAAGAGGATAGAAAGTGCGATCAAAGCTGTAGTAGACTTAAACGGTCGCTTCTTTGGCGGAAGACAAGTTAGAGCTGGATTTTATTCCTGTGAAAAATTGGACACCTTGCAATTGATGGACTAA
- the LOC124217191 gene encoding gamma-interferon-inducible lysosomal thiol reductase, whose translation MGLGSFRYRLIILLCTALVLYQSAKYWPSLQFSDDPSQSSAAKSLAAQELVEGIDIAEPPKTDVQKVLVSVYYEALCPDSKFFVVKQLLPTFQKIKENLQVELIPYGKAKTVETPTGYEFTCQHGPLECEANIIHACVIDLVNDQLIQLDYISCMIQDNMQPERVMHQCAAKVNLDVTPIEKCYKGTKGKELLAKFGEMTDDLSPKVVFIPTITLDKDSSNQAAILKNLLKEVCSRLNSPPLGCA comes from the exons atggGACTCGGAAGCTTTCGATACCGTCTAATAATATTACTTTGCACTGCTCTCGTTTTGTACCAGTCAGCCAAATATTGGCCGTCTCTCCAATTCAGCGATGATCCTTCCCAG TCTTCTGCAGCAAAATCACTGGCGGCCCAAGAGCTAGTCGAAGGAATAGATATAGCCGAGCCGCCAAAGACGGATGTACAGAAGGTGCTGGTCTCCGTGTATTATGAAGCCCTTTGTccagattcaaaattttttgtagtcAAACAGCTATTGCCAACATTTCAAAAGATAAAGGAGAACCTGCAGGTAGAACTCATACCATATGGCAAAGCCAAG ACAGTCGAAACTCCCACTGGGTACGAATTTACGTGCCAACATGGGCCACTCGAGTGTGAGGCAAATATCATACATGCCTGTGTTATTGATCTAGTCAATGATCAGTTAATACAGCTCGATTATATTTCTTGCATGATCCAAGACAACATGCAACCTGAACGAGTTATGCATCAATGTGCTGCCAAGGTTAACCTAGATGTCACACCTATAGAGAAATGTTATAAGGGGACAAAAGGGAAAGAGCTATTGGCCAAGTTTGGGGAAATGACAGATGACTTGTCTCCCAAAGTTGTATTCATACCCACTATTACGCTCGACAAG gacTCGAGTAATCAGGCAGCCATTCTAAAAAATCTACTTAAAGAAGTGTGTTCACGACTGAATAGTCCACCTCTAGGTTGTGCATAG